From the genome of Anopheles moucheti chromosome 3, idAnoMoucSN_F20_07, whole genome shotgun sequence, one region includes:
- the LOC128302942 gene encoding larval cuticle protein 65Ag1-like produces the protein MNRHFISFSCIIATVVLQVATSILEAPNPNLDPDLIFYYNTRDKNGYSFAYKTKDGQYREEQGHIDPETSILRVTGLYRFQGTDGKTYEFNYEADENGYRIVSMMAASGGSPGSDTIYNTLLNSLAG, from the exons ATGAATAGG CACTTCATATCGTTTAGCTGTATTATAGCAACGGTAGTGTTGCAGGTCGCAACGTCTATCCTTGAAGCACCGAACCCAAATTTAGATCCCGATCTAATCTTCTACTATAACACGCGTGATAAAAATGGATACAGCTTTGCGTACAAAACTAAAGACGGCCAATACCGCGAGGAGCAAGGACACATCGATCCGGAAACGAGCATCTTACGGGTGACGGGCCTGTATCGTTTCCAGGGTACTGATGGTAAGACGTACGAGTTCAACTATGAGGCAGATGAGAATGGATATCGCATCGTCTCGATGATGGCTGCCAGTGGAGGTTCTCCGGGCTCTGATACAATTTACAACACGTTGCTTAATTCACTCGCAGGTTGA
- the LOC128302945 gene encoding larval cuticle protein 65Ag1-like: MNKKLLYYSNVLLSFALLSVARPALEKDYNIDHYEISSDPNGQSFSYKTLDNQWRDETVELNPKTGVVVISGWYRYIGPDGITYQVKYVADENGFRPLGAHLPGANLSDPNAFNVFTPLVDSGVSRTVLLSLVG; this comes from the exons ATGAACAAG AAACTGCTTTACTACTCGAACGTTCTACTGTCGTTTGCTTTGTTGTCGGTAGCTCGGCCTGCACTCGAGAAGGATTATAATATCGATCATTACGAGATCAGCAGCGATCCTAATGGTCAGTCATTTTC CTACAAAACGTTGGACAACCAATGGCGCGACGAAACGGTTGAGCTCAACCCCAAAACCGGAGTGGTGGTAATATCGGGTTGGTACAGATATATCGGACCGGACGGTATTACCTATCAGGTCAAGTACGTGGCGGATGAGAACGGATTTCGACCGCTCGGTGCGCACCTTCCCGGTGCCAATCTGTCCGATCCGAACGCGTTCAATGTGTTTACACCGCTCGTCGATAGTGGCGTTTCGCGAACGGTGTTGTTATCCTTGGTTGGATAA
- the LOC128302944 gene encoding larval cuticle protein 65Ag1-like, which yields MKQKVFIILQLRVLVLLAIFTVYTVNGAPAQGVDPNLKSFYHEADDTEQMFSYRTKDGQSREETTSWDPETGKLVISGWYRYVAPDGVYYTVQYVADENGFQPLGAHLPGADPNPDLYAISTPQSGGISKTVLLSLVG from the exons ATGAAGCAGAAGGT TTTTATCATTCTTCAGCTGCGGGTGTTAGTTTTGCTTGCGATATTCACGGTCTACACTGTCAACGGTGCGCCAGCCCAAGGAGTGGATCcaaatttgaaaagtttttaTCACGAAGCTGACGACACCGAGCAAATGTTTTC CTATCGCACGAAGGATGGCCAATCTCGCGAGGAGACAACATCCTGGGACCCGGAAACGGGTAAGCTCGTCATCTCGGGATGGTATCGCTACGTTGCACCGGACGGTGTCTACTACACGGTACAGTACGTGGCGGACGAAAACGGGTTTCAACCGCTCGGTGCGCATCTCCCCGGTGCCGATCCCAATCCGGATTTGTACGCCATTTCCACGCCGCAATCGGGCGGAATCTCCAAAACTGTGCTCCTGTCGTTGGTCGGTTAG
- the LOC128302120 gene encoding endocuticle structural glycoprotein ABD-5-like, with translation MKHVIVIFASLLVFCAAQAQDDVQLVQFTNDNNVDGSYQFAYEQSDGQKREEKGELKPVEGAEEPALSVTGSYEYTDPNGQRYRVEYVADEKGYRPTVTKL, from the exons ATGAAACACGTG ATCGTTATCTTCGCCTCCCTGCTCGTATTCTGCGCCGCCCAGGCCCAGGACGATGTGCAACTAGTGCAGTTCACCAACGACAACAACGTCGATGGAAGCTACCAATTTGC CTACGAGCAGAGCGATGGACAAAAGCGTGAAGAGAAGGGTGAATTGAAGCCGGTGGAGGGAGCTGAGGAGCCAGCATTGTCGGTGACCGGTTCGTACGAATATACTGACCCCAACGGACAGCGATACCGTGTCGAATATGTCGCAGACGAGAAAGGATACCGTCCGACGGTGACCAAGCTGTAG
- the LOC128302947 gene encoding larval cuticle protein 65Ag1-like: MHVISASLVLFVVFVAPFIAGAPTGEENGDLVRYENVQTENGYRFSYETKDGQVREEVGTIDPNTGALTVTGWYSFRTPDGATHRVDFIADENGYRTMEQPNIVAPQLLPAPVAAAPINNALLLSLVG; encoded by the exons atgcaCGTG ATTTCAGCAtctcttgttttgttcgtgGTGTTCGTGGCTCCTTTTATTGCTGGTGCTCCAACCGGTGAAGAAAACGGTGATCTCGTCCGATATGAGAACGTGCAAACGGAAAATGGATATCGTTTTTC CTACGAAACTAAGGATGGCCAAGTGCGCGAAGAAGTTGGGACGATCGACCCCAATACGGGTGCGTTGACCGTTACCGGGTGGTACAGCTTCCGTACACCAGATGGCGCTACACACCGGGTAGATTTCATTGCGGATGAGAATGGATATCGTACGATGGAACAACCTAATATTGTGGCTCCACAACTCCTTCCTGCTCCTGTCGCTGCAGCACCAATTAATAATGCTTTGCTGCTATCACTGGTTGGTTAA
- the LOC128302336 gene encoding flexible cuticle protein 12-like, with translation MKMLIAVLGLSLVVSVFAAPLDDSRNAEILRYSSENIGIDGYRFEFATSDGTSRTEEAELRNAGTDNEAIAVRGSYSYTGPDGTVYVINYVADENGFQPEGAHIPK, from the exons ATGAAGATG CTAATAGCAGTCCTTGGTTTGAGCCTGGTGGTAAGCGTGTTTGCAGCACCCCTGGATGATTCCAGAAATGCGGAGATTTTGCGATACAGCAGTGAAAACATTGGTATCGATGGATATCGATTTGA ATTTGCCACGAGCGATGGTACCAGCCGGACGGAAGAGGCAGAGCTGCGTAATGCGGGCACGGATAATGAGGCGATTGCGGTGCGAGGATCCTACTCCTATACCGGCCCTGATGGTACAGTCTACGTGATCAATTACGTTGCGGACGAGAACGGGTTCCAACCGGAAGGAGCTCACATTCCCAAGTAG
- the LOC128302943 gene encoding endocuticle structural glycoprotein ABD-5-like produces the protein MKSLTDEPPRSRMHFISLNWITATVVLLAVTTILAAPVRNLDPDLIYYDNTRDESGYSFAYKTKDGQYREEQGYIEPETGILRVTGLYRFQGTDGKTYEFNYEADENGYRIVKKRPAFGAPISNTVLLSLVG, from the exons ATGAAGTCGCTGACCGACGAACCACCTAGAAGCCGGATG CACTTCATATCTCTCAACTGGATTACAGCAACGGTAGTGTTGCTGGCTGTAACGACTATCCTTGCAGCGCCGGTCCGAAATTTGGATCCCGATCTAATCTACTACGATAACACGCGCGACGAAAGTGGATACAGCTTTGCGTACAAAACTAAAGACGGCCAATACCGCGAGGAGCAAGGATACATCGAACCGGAAACGGGCATCTTACGGGTGACGGGCCTGTATCGTTTCCAGGGCACTGATGGTAAGACGTACGAGTTCAACTATGAGGCAGATGAGAATGGATATCGTATCGTGAAGAAACGTCCTGCCTTTGGAGCTCCAATTTCCAACACGGTGCTACTATCGCTCGTTGGTTGA
- the LOC128304663 gene encoding endocuticle structural glycoprotein SgAbd-3-like gives MKFVAVFAFVCLLGVCLAEDTSIVSDDKEMNVDGSYKFFYEQSDGQKREEKAELKASSADPEVQAISVSGSYEYTDNNGKRYLVTYTADENGYRPMVKQL, from the exons ATGAAGTTC GTCGCGGTGTTTGCCTTTGTGTGCCTGTTGGGCGTGTGCCTTGCCGAAGATACCTCCATCGTGTCCGACGACAAGGAGATGAACGTTGATGGCAGCTACAAGTTCTT CTACGAGCAGTCGGATGGTCAGAAGCGCGAAGAAAAGGCAGAGCTGAAGGCATCCTCCGCGGATCCGGAAGTCCAGGCCATCTCGGTTAGTGGATCGTACGAGTACACCGACAACAATGGCAAGCGATATCTCGTCACCTACACCGCCGACGAGAATGGATACCGTCCAATGGTAAAGCAGCTGTAA
- the LOC128303177 gene encoding endocuticle structural glycoprotein SgAbd-2-like has translation MKMYIIAALGMVLLASATVAAEQYHHAPEYDHAPAKHIPIVHSESYSSHDGSYKFAYESGNGITAQEEGFVKNAGSKDHEVQVAHGSYSYTDPHGVPVSLSYVADENGFQVQGSHVPTPPPVPKELVDAYAKAASQPQSHDEPEYAQPAPHGYSAY, from the exons ATGAAGATG TACATTATCGCCGCGCTGGGTATGGTGCTGCTGGCTTCGGCCACGGTTGCCGCTGAGCAGTACCATCACGCACCGGAGTACGATCATGCGCCGGCCAAACATATACCGATCGTGCACAGCGAATCGTACAGCAGCCACGACGGTAGCTACAAGTTCGCGTACGAATCGGGCAACGGTATCACGGCCCAGGAGGAAGGTTTCGTCAAGAATGCCGGCAGCAAGGACCATGAGGTGCAGGTTGCCCACGGTTCGTACTCGTACACCGACCCGCACGGTGTGCCCGTCTCGCTCAGCTACGTGGCCGACGAGAACGGATTCCAGGTGCAGGGTTCGCACGTGCCGACCCCGCCGCCGGTCCCGAAGGAGCTGGTCGATGCTTACGCCAAGGCCGCCAGCCAGCCCCAGAGTCATGACGAGCCGGAGTATGCTCAACCCGCACCGCACGGGTACAGTGCGTACTGA
- the LOC128302946 gene encoding larval cuticle protein 65Ag1-like, giving the protein MRLISILFVVFVAPFIAGAPTGKENDDLISYENVHTENGYRFSYETKDGQAREEVGTIDPNTGALSVTGWYSFHTPDGATHRVDFIADENGYRTMNQADIDDSEFQLPVVEAAPINNALLLSLVG; this is encoded by the exons ATGCGCCTG ATTTCTATTCTGTTCGTGGTGTTCGTGGCTCCTTTTATTGCTGGTGCTCCaactggaaaagaaaacgacgATCTAATTAGCTATGAGAACGTGCACACGGAAAATGGATATCGATTTTC CTACGAAACTAAGGATGGCCAAGCACGCGAAGAAGTTGGGACGATCGACCCCAATACGGGTGCGTTAAGCGTAACCGGGTGGTACAGCTTCCATACACCAGATGGCGCCACTCACAGAGTAGATTTCATTGCGGATGAGAATGGATATCGTACAATGAATCAAGCTGATATTGATGATTCGGAATTCCAGTTGCCAGTCGTTGAGGCAGCTCCAATTAACAATGCTTTGCTGCTATCACTGGTTGGTTAA
- the LOC128304628 gene encoding flexible cuticle protein 12-like gives MKCLIVFAALIAIAACAPQGDIEVRKLDIDHAGLVDGSYSFSYDQSDDHKREESAVLKTVKNFDNEDVPALAITGQYEFTDPDGKRYIVKYTADENGFNPTITEA, from the exons ATGAAGTGCCTG ATCGTTTTCGCTGCTCTGATCGCCATCGCGGCGTGCGCACCCCAGGGTGACATCGAGGTCCGCAAGCTGGATATCGACCATGCCGGTCTGGTGGACGGTTCGTACAGCTTCAGCTACGATCAGTCCGATGATCACAAGCGCGAAGAGTCGGCGGTACTGAAGACGGTGAAGAACTTCGACAACGAGGATGTGCCGGCGCTCGCCATCACCGGCCAGTACGAGTTCACCGATCCGGACGGCAAGCGCTACATCGTCAAGTACACCGCCGACGAGAACGGTTTCAACCCGACCATCACCGAGGCCTAA